From Aptenodytes patagonicus chromosome 1, bAptPat1.pri.cur, whole genome shotgun sequence, one genomic window encodes:
- the ZBTB21 gene encoding zinc finger and BTB domain-containing protein 21 translates to MEGLLHYINPAHAISLLSALNEERLKGQLCDVVLIVGDQKFRAHKNVLAASSEYFQTLFTNKENESQSVFQLDFCEPDAFDNVLNYIYSSSLFIEKGSLAAVQELGYSLGISFLTNIVSKSPQAPFPACPIKKILYQDEDESSSQKRSVIVCQNRIEAQTKSINQTQHDLSHTSKPSPSVAVKTSSRPQVTKPTETLHNLSLTERRWLKESPVSYTKLHETSGTVEDQSRGGLVKRNTVLPQMPLAEKEIASDEPGSSGQLLRGKASEMSLKRPRPPVLSLRGASESTFLLREAGKGNGQGEDRNLLYYSKLGLVIPSSGSGPEHQSIDRSGPLVKSLLRRSLSMDSQVPIYSPSVDLKPSQVSSSSSPGTNDSQKTFNVVSQKSSLKESSEKLVLDEKPPVIHPHRLRSFSASQSTDREVASPLTEVRIKTEPSSPLSDPAEIIRVTVGDASASTNKDFPYKTEDDHKEPSRIPAKRRFQADRRLPFKKLKVDEQGSPGSEDNFEEGSSPTHLDADFPDSDVSKDEYSEMEEARPNKKFKCKHCLKIFRSTAGLHRHVNMYHNPEKPYACDICHKRFHTNFKVWTHCQTQHGIVKNPSPASSSHAVLDEKFQRKLIDIVREREIKKALIVKLRRGKQGFQGQSASQAQQVIKRNLRSRTKGAYICTYCGKAYRFLSQFKQHIKMHPGEKPIGGNKAPKQKDHIHIESPVENKEVYQCRLCNAKLSSLIEQGNHERLCRNATVCPYCSLRFSSPELKHEHESKCEYKKLTCLECMRTFKSSFSIWRHQVEVHNQNTMAPSENFSLPILDHNGEITGSSRLPPQSESNKINNFVAAKEDGVFSDSSEQINFDSEDSSCLPEDLSVSKQFKIQIKEEPADDIEDEVTETSREPKEVVSNKDAGLWPCEKCGKIFTVRKQLERHQELLCSVKPFICHVCNKAFRTNFRLWSHFQSHMSQAAEESANKEPEICPPANSPSPPPLPPPPPLPKIQPLEPDSPTGLSESSTTTEKLFVPQESDTLFYHAPPLSAITFKRQYMCKLCHRTFKTAFSLWSHEQTHN, encoded by the coding sequence ATGGAGGGGCTCTTGCATTACATAAACCCAGCACATGCCATTTCACTTCTAAGTGCACTGAATGAGGAGCGTCTAAAGGGACAGCTATGTGATGTTGTTCTCATAGTAGGAGATCAGAAATTTCGAGCTCATAAAAATGTTCTGGCTGCCAGCAGTGAATACTTCCAAACTCTGTTCACAAATAAGGAGAATGAGTCTCAGTCAGTGTTTCAACTCGATTTTTGTGAACCGGATGCTTTTGATAATGTGTTAAACTACATTTATTCTTCATCCTTGTTCATTGAGAAAGGCAGTCTTGCAGCTGTGCAAGAACTGGGCTACAGTCTTGGAATATCCTTTCTTACAAACATTGTTTCTAAGAGTCCTCAAGCTCCTTTTCCAGCTTGCCCTATTAAGAAAATACTGTATCAAGATGAAGACGAAAGTAGTTCTCAGAAGAGAAGTGTCATTGTCTGTCAGAACAGAATTGAAGCACAAACGAAAAGTATAAATCAAACGCAACATGATTTAAGCCATACTTCTAAACCCTCACCCTCTGTTGCTGTCAAAACTAGCAGTAGACCACAAGTAACAAAACCAACTGAAACCCTTCACAACTTATCACTGACTGAAAGGAGATGGCTGAAAGAAAGCCCTGTGAGCTATACCAAGCTTCATGAAACTTCTGGAACTGTGGAGGATCAGAGCAGAGGTGGTTTAGTGAAAAGGAACACAGTACTGCCTCAAATGCCTTtagcagagaaagaaattgcAAGCGATGAACCAGGAAGCAGTGGTCAGCTTTTAAGAGGAAAGGCCTCAGAGATGTCATTAAAAAGACCGCGTCCACCAGTCTTGTCTCTGCGTGGCGCATCAGAATCTACATTTTTGTTGCGAGAGGCAGGAAAAGGCAATGGCCAAGGTGAAGACAGGAATTTGCTATACTACTCAAAGTTAGGGCTAGTAATCCCATCTAGTGGATCTGGTCCAGAACACCAAAGTATTGACAGAAGTGGGCCACTTGTAAAAAGTCTCCTTCGAAGGTCACTGTCCATGGACAGCCAGGTTCCTATTTACTCACCTTCTGTTGACCTAAAACCTTCACAGgtatcatcctcctcctcaccggGAACTAATGATTCCCAGAAGACGTTTAATGTTGTATCTCAAAAGTCATCCTTGAAAGAGTCATCAGAGAAGTTAGTCTTAGATGAAAAACCACCAGTAATACACCCACATCGCCTTAGGTCTTTCAGTGCCTCTCAGTCAACTGATAGGGAGGTTGCTTCCCCTCTCACAGAAGTGCGAATAAAAACTGAACCTAGCAGCCCACTTTCAGATCCTGCCGAAATAATAAGAGTTACAGTGGGTGATGCTTCAGCATCAACAAATAAAGACTTTCCTTATAAAACTGAGGATGATCATAAGGAACCAAGTAGAATTCCAGCAAAAAGGAGATTTCAGGCTGATAGAAGACTACCATTTAAGAAACTGAAGGTGGATGAGCAGGGTTCTCCTGGGTCAGAAGATAACTTTGAGGAAGGCTCAAGCCCTACACACCTTGATGCTGATTTTCCTGATTCTGATGTCAGTAAAGATGAATACAGTGAGATGGAAGAAGCAAGaccaaataaaaaatttaaatgcaagCACTGCCTTAAAATTTTTAGATCAACAGCAGGTCTTCATCGTCATGTTAACATGTATCATAATCCAGAGAAGCCCTATGCTTGTGATATATGCCACAAGAGATTTCACACAAATTTCAAAGTGTGGACGCACTGCCAGACACAACATGGAATTGTGAAGAATCCCTCACCTGCTTCCAGTTCACATGCTGTTTTGGATGAAAAATTCCAAAGAAAACTGATCGATatagtgagagagagagaaattaaaaaagctcTAATAGTTAAACTAAGACGTGGCAAGCAAGGTTTTCAGGGGCAGTCTGCTTCACAAGCACAACAAGTCATCAAAAGGAATTTAAGATCGAGAACCAAAGGAGCCTATATTTGTACCTACTGTGGGAAAGCTTATCGTTTCCTCTCGCAATTTAAACAGCATATAAAAATGCACCCAGGGGAGAAACCAATTGGAGGAAATAAGGCTCCTAAGCAGAAAGATCATATTCATATTGAAAGTCCAGTAGAAAACAAAGAGGTTTATCAGTGCCGTCTCTGCAATGCTAAGCTCTCTTCGCTTATTGAACAGGGAAATCATGAGCGACTCTGTAGAAATGCTACTGTCTGTCCTTACTGCAGCCTTAGATTTTCTTCTCCAGAGCTGAAGCATGAGCATGAAAGCAAGTGTGAATACAAGAAACTTACTTGTCTTGAGTGTATGCGTACCTTTAAATCATCCTTTAGTATTTGGCGTCATCAAGTTGAAGTTCACAATCAAAACACAATGGCTCCATCAGAGAACTTTTCTTTACCTATCCTGGATCACAATGGAGAAATAACTGGTTCATCAAGATTGCCTCCTCAGTCAGAGTCcaataaaataaacaattttgttGCTGCAAAGGAAGATGGTGTATTCAGTGATTCGTCAGAACAAATAAATTTTGATTCTGAAGATTCCTCATGCCTGCCTGAAGACTTAAGTGTTTCCAAGCAGTTTAAAATTCAGATCAAAGAAGAGCCTGCGGATGATATAGAGGATGAGGTCACTGAAACGAGCAGAGAACCTAAGGAAGTAGTCTCCAACAAAGATGCTGGTTTGTGGCCCTGTGAAAAGTGTGGGAAGATTTTCACTGTACGCAAACAGCTGGAGCGTCACCAAGAGCTCTTATGCTCTGTGAAGCCATTTATTTGTCATGTGTGTAACAAGGCCTTCCGAACCAATTTCCGACTGTGGAGTCACTTCCAGTCTCATATgtcacaggctgcagaggagtcTGCAAATAAGGAGCCTGAGATATGTCCACCAGCTAAttccccatcaccaccacccttacctccacccccacccctccccaaaaTCCAGCCTTTGGAGCCTGATAGTCCAACAGGCTTGTCTGAAAGCTCCACTactactgaaaaattatttgtaccACAGGAGTCAGATACACTCTTCTATCATGCTCCACCACTCTCAGCAATCACATTCAAAAGACAATACATGTGTAAACTCTGTCATAGGACTTTCAAGACAGCTTTTAGTCTTTGGAGCCATGAACAGACACACAATTAG